From Triticum urartu cultivar G1812 chromosome 2, Tu2.1, whole genome shotgun sequence, a single genomic window includes:
- the LOC125539464 gene encoding uncharacterized protein LOC125539464, translating into MQSGQQQARRKNAQVLDGSDIRELVENEGAFAKFVENKFRHLDADGDGRLSLRELQPAVADIGAAIGLPARGSSAQADHIYSEVLNEFTHGKQDSVSKPEFQHVLSDILLGMAAGLKRDPIMILRMDGEDLNEFVESTAYEAEAVAIFSQIESGSALLRQCLPAALRQLTVDHGMPPASDSLVMEKVIEPALQELPADQLDRPASQEVFFQEFKKYLGVIARRLQECPVIVAHTENTFDGAGIRKILSKKFEFDKLLDSVWVDVPKEHKDGTSKKYLRVALDKLAASVNLPPYGAVDQVDAVVNEAFKMANADDGKAVDEAEFKKLLTEILGAVMLQLDGNAIAVSTNTVLHEPMSTSSTLLSPSPSPPTVSSPSE; encoded by the exons ATGCAGAGCGGCCAGCAGCAAGCGAGGAGGAAGAACGCGCAGGTGCTGGACGGGTCGGACATCCGCGAGCTGGTGGAGAACGAGGGGGCGTTCGCCAAGTTCGTGGAGAACAAGTTCCGGCACCTTGACGCCGACGGCGACGGGAGGCTGTCGCTGAGGGAGCTCCAGCCCGCCGTCGCGGACATCGGCGCCGCCATCGGGCTGCCGGCCAGGGGGTCGTCGGCGCAGGCGGACCACATCTACTCCGAG GTTCTAAATGAGTTCACCCATGGGAAGCAAGATTCGGTGAGCAAGCCGGAGTTCCAGCACGTGCTGTCCGACATACTCCTCGGCATGGCGGCCGGGCTCAAGAGGGACCCGATCATGATCCTCAGGATGGACGGGGAAGACCTGAACGAGTTTGTCGAGAGCACGGCGTACGAAGCAGAGGCGGTCGCCATATTCTCTCAAATCGAGTCCGGAAGTGCGTTGTTGCGACAATGTTTGCCCGCCGCTCTTCGACAGCTGACGGTCGATCACGGCATGCCACCGGCTTCGGATTCTCTG GTTATGGAGAAGGTCATAGAACCTGCATTGCAGGAACTGCCGGCAGATCAGCTCGATCGCCCGGCGTCGCAAGAGGTCTTCTTCCAGGAATTCAAGAAGTACTTGGGAGTGATCGCCCGGCGACTCCAGGAGTGCCCGGTAATTGTGGCGCACACTGAAAACACCTTTGATGGGGCTGGCATTAGGAAGATACTGTCTAAGAAGTTCGAGTTCGACAAG CTGCTGGATTCCGTCTGGGTAGATGTACCAAAGGAACACAAAGATGGGACATCGAAGAAGTACCTTCGCGTCGCGCTTGACAAGTTGGCCGCCTCAGTAAATCTACCACCATATGGAGCTGTTGACCAG GTGGATGCTGTGGTGAACGAGGCGTTCAAGATGGCGAACGCCGACGACGGGAAGGCGGTGGACGAGGCGGAGTTCAAGAAGCTGCTCACCGAGATCCTCGGGGCGGTGATGCTGCAGCTAGACGGTAACGCCATCGCGGTCTCCACCAACACCGTCCTCCACGAGCCCATGTCCACCTCGTCGACCTTGttgtcgccgtcgccgtcgccgcccacGGTGTCGTCGCCGAGCGAGTAG